The following are encoded together in the Rhizobium brockwellii genome:
- a CDS encoding LysR family transcriptional regulator, whose amino-acid sequence MDLSSIQIFLAVASDRSVTKAAKAVGRAPSNVTTRVQQLEEDLGVSLFSRDGKKMTLTREGETFLAYANRLTALALEARQAVRPLAPSGTLRVGTMESTAASRLPAALTQFNQMWPDVSLHLTMGASRDLTHDVLSDVLDCALIARPPKTMREEDSSFDAELKALEMEPVFVEDLLIVLPSGHPSIKSAADLRVGSLAALEPGCTYRRIAENWARKSSALPTSELGSYHAILATVATGNTAGVMPRSVLDLMHWPTPVQTHQLGPVETLLVYRKNDRPSAFNAFHEVLSATKGRDVRLTTN is encoded by the coding sequence TTGGACCTTTCATCGATCCAGATATTTCTTGCCGTTGCCAGCGACCGCAGCGTTACCAAGGCTGCCAAGGCCGTAGGGCGGGCGCCGTCGAATGTGACGACGCGCGTCCAGCAATTGGAGGAGGACCTCGGCGTTTCCCTCTTCAGCCGTGACGGCAAGAAGATGACGTTGACACGCGAGGGCGAGACGTTTCTCGCCTATGCCAACCGGCTTACGGCGCTTGCGCTCGAAGCGCGCCAGGCTGTGCGACCTCTCGCCCCATCGGGGACATTGCGGGTCGGCACCATGGAGAGCACGGCGGCAAGCAGGCTGCCGGCGGCGCTGACGCAATTCAATCAGATGTGGCCTGATGTGTCGCTTCATCTGACGATGGGGGCGTCCCGCGATCTGACCCACGACGTTCTCTCTGATGTCCTGGATTGCGCGCTGATTGCCCGTCCACCGAAGACGATGCGCGAGGAAGACTCAAGCTTCGATGCCGAACTCAAGGCGCTTGAGATGGAGCCGGTCTTCGTCGAAGACCTGTTGATCGTGTTGCCGTCCGGGCATCCCTCCATCAAATCCGCCGCCGACCTTCGTGTCGGATCACTCGCAGCTCTGGAACCCGGCTGCACCTATCGCCGGATCGCCGAAAACTGGGCGCGCAAATCGAGCGCCCTGCCGACGAGCGAACTCGGCTCCTACCACGCGATCCTGGCGACTGTTGCGACGGGGAATACGGCGGGTGTCATGCCGCGATCCGTTCTTGACCTCATGCACTGGCCGACGCCTGTCCAGACCCATCAGTTGGGACCCGTCGAGACGCTGCTCGTCTATCGCAAGAATGATCGCCCCAGCGCGTTCAACGCGTTCCACGAAGTTCTCAGCGCGACAAAGGGCAGAGATGTCAGGCTGACAACAAACTAG
- a CDS encoding HPP family protein — protein MQYPVSPKVGSSRLRRFRLFSPILAGATLRERLIACLGALLAIGFTGVISGYLFGQGPHLPLIVAPMGASAVLLFAVPASPLAQPWSIIGGNTISALMGIIAAYFIRDPIIATGVGVSLAIGAMSFTRCLHPPGGAAALTAVLGGPVVAGWGFLFPFVPVALNSCILVGLGLLFHKLSKRNYPHVVPKPAENTHQTIDLPSAVRVGFREEDVDAALQALDETFDIDRADLGRLLQQVELQAAIRSNGKISCADIMSRDVIAIGEASEPDAARHLLLKHNIRTLPVKDPEGRLVGAVGLRELSMSTETIAHAIARPAVARPSDPALSLLPVLTDGRTHAVIIVDDDYRILGLISQTDLLSAVARLLPKEDNAIPAVV, from the coding sequence ATGCAGTATCCCGTTTCCCCGAAGGTGGGATCGAGCCGCCTCCGCCGCTTCCGTTTGTTCTCACCCATATTGGCGGGAGCGACCTTACGAGAGCGATTGATTGCATGTCTCGGCGCTTTGCTGGCTATTGGTTTCACCGGAGTCATCAGCGGCTATCTGTTCGGCCAGGGGCCGCATCTCCCCTTGATCGTCGCGCCGATGGGGGCGTCCGCGGTGCTTCTTTTCGCGGTGCCGGCAAGCCCGCTGGCGCAGCCATGGTCGATCATTGGCGGCAATACCATTTCCGCGCTGATGGGGATCATTGCCGCCTACTTCATTCGAGATCCGATTATCGCGACCGGCGTCGGCGTTTCGCTTGCCATCGGCGCGATGTCCTTCACGCGCTGTCTTCATCCACCGGGAGGAGCCGCAGCACTCACCGCCGTGCTCGGCGGTCCTGTCGTTGCCGGCTGGGGATTCCTCTTTCCTTTCGTGCCCGTCGCTTTGAACTCCTGCATTCTCGTCGGCCTTGGCCTGCTGTTCCACAAGCTCTCCAAGCGGAATTATCCGCACGTCGTTCCAAAACCCGCGGAGAACACCCATCAGACGATCGACCTGCCATCAGCGGTGCGGGTGGGTTTTCGCGAGGAGGATGTCGATGCGGCCCTCCAAGCGCTCGACGAAACCTTCGATATCGACCGGGCAGACCTCGGCCGGCTGTTGCAACAGGTCGAGCTGCAAGCGGCCATCCGCTCAAACGGCAAGATCAGCTGTGCCGATATCATGTCGCGTGACGTGATCGCCATTGGCGAAGCTTCGGAACCGGATGCCGCACGGCATCTTCTTTTGAAGCACAATATCCGCACCTTGCCGGTGAAGGACCCGGAGGGCCGTCTCGTCGGCGCTGTCGGCTTGCGGGAATTGTCGATGAGCACCGAGACCATCGCGCATGCGATCGCGAGGCCTGCGGTAGCGAGACCTTCGGATCCTGCTCTGTCGCTGTTGCCCGTTCTGACGGACGGGCGCACGCATGCCGTCATCATTGTCGATGACGACTACCGCATTCTTGGCCTGATATCGCAAACGGATCTCCTGAGCGCAGTGGCGCGGCTGCTGCCAAAGGAGGACAATGCGATTCCGGCGGTGGTCTGA
- a CDS encoding DUF6522 family protein, translating into MLIERDANGDFILESSELAERFGLSLAALRRHMRHGSVISTVEIGTAEHEGTKRVSLRLGNRLWRAVLNDANEVQHEHMTVLRGKTS; encoded by the coding sequence GTGTTGATCGAGCGTGATGCAAATGGGGATTTCATCCTGGAGTCATCAGAACTTGCGGAGCGGTTTGGACTGTCGCTCGCCGCGCTCCGCCGTCACATGCGACATGGCTCCGTCATCAGTACGGTGGAAATCGGCACGGCTGAACATGAGGGCACCAAGCGGGTGTCGCTTCGGCTCGGCAACAGGCTTTGGCGCGCGGTGCTAAACGACGCGAACGAAGTGCAGCACGAGCACATGACCGTTCTTCGGGGAAAAACATCCTGA
- the ydiJ gene encoding D-2-hydroxyglutarate dehydrogenase YdiJ: MIPRLRPNASIPVPPADFFQRLVEAGFEGDIETGPASRTVFSTDNSIYQVEPAGILFPRGVEDLQITAAVLAEPAFRGITVAPRGGGTGTNGQSLTSGIVVDCSRHMNSILEIDPIRRIARVQAGVVKDQLNQALKPYGLFFAPELSTSNRATIGGMVSTDACGQGSCLYGKTSNHVLGLRIVLADGTDWWSRPLDETALEEIVGRQDCVGEIHRTVERIARENRDRIAEIFPKLNRYMTGYDLAHIRRGDGRFDLNVILCGSEGTLAIIAEAELNLLPIPAHAALINIRYGDFNTALEDARTLVALKVASVETVDEKVLGLARGDIVWTGIARFFPDDAGGTMNGINIAEVLADDEAELERKLAEVTTALATGANARHLGYTIARDHADVEAIWSMRKRAVGLLGNVDGPVRPVAFVEDTAVPPENLAAYIREFRALLDGAGLSYGMFGHVDAGVLHVRPALDLTRNDHVRLVREVSDAVVALTRRYGGVLWGEHGKGVRSEYVPEFFGDLYPSLQEIKRAFDPENRLNPGKIASPSGQALLKIDEVPLRGDTDRIIGNEIRAAFDNAAYCNGNGACFDFDETSPMCPSYKATRDRRFSPKGRAALMREWLRLLAEKGIDPRQEAKRLRQSVPLASFARRVFNSLNPQNRGDFSHEVRASMDTCLACKACAGQCPVKVSVPAFRSKFLELYYGRYLRPLKDPLVAAIETTLPLVHRIRPAYNLVVGTHAGRMMMRIAGLTSLPRLPRISLAKEAARLGVPLATPQRIEALSPSERQRSVIFVADAFTAYFDPAVALAAIGLARNMGLSPFLAASHVNGKALHVHGYLGRFEAAAERTAHYLQRLDDAGVALVGLDPSMTLAFRSEYKGVLKATILLPQEWLVANLRRLATSPSAIKGKSFRLMAHCTERTNAPASVAQWKQVFASLGIDLQTAQTGCCGMAGTFGHEASNRAISERLYAMSWKPELDAAGEGDILMATGYSCRSQVKEIDDKRISHPFQVIGRIIAEKPDFAQ, from the coding sequence ATGATTCCCCGTCTCCGACCGAACGCTTCAATCCCTGTTCCCCCCGCGGATTTCTTCCAACGGCTCGTTGAGGCAGGATTCGAGGGTGACATCGAGACCGGTCCGGCAAGCCGGACCGTGTTTTCGACCGACAATTCCATCTACCAGGTCGAGCCGGCCGGCATTCTTTTCCCGCGGGGCGTTGAAGACCTGCAGATCACGGCGGCCGTTCTGGCGGAGCCGGCTTTTCGGGGGATCACTGTCGCGCCGCGCGGCGGCGGGACCGGCACGAACGGTCAATCCCTCACCTCAGGCATCGTCGTCGACTGCTCGCGACACATGAATTCCATTCTCGAGATCGACCCGATCAGGAGAATTGCGCGGGTCCAGGCGGGCGTGGTCAAGGATCAGCTGAACCAGGCGTTGAAGCCCTACGGGCTGTTTTTTGCGCCGGAACTTTCCACCTCCAATCGCGCCACCATCGGCGGCATGGTCTCCACCGATGCCTGCGGCCAGGGTTCATGCCTCTACGGCAAGACCAGCAACCACGTGCTGGGATTGCGCATCGTGCTCGCGGATGGGACCGACTGGTGGTCGCGCCCACTCGATGAAACGGCGCTCGAAGAGATCGTCGGGCGCCAAGACTGCGTCGGTGAGATCCACAGGACGGTCGAACGGATCGCGCGGGAAAATCGCGACCGGATCGCCGAGATTTTTCCGAAACTCAACCGCTATATGACCGGTTACGACCTCGCTCACATCCGGCGCGGCGACGGACGCTTCGACCTCAATGTCATTCTCTGCGGCTCGGAGGGAACGCTGGCGATAATCGCCGAAGCCGAACTCAACCTTCTGCCGATTCCCGCCCATGCGGCGCTGATCAACATCCGTTACGGGGACTTCAACACCGCATTGGAAGATGCCCGCACGCTTGTGGCGCTCAAGGTCGCCTCGGTGGAAACGGTCGATGAGAAAGTTCTAGGCCTTGCCAGGGGCGATATCGTCTGGACGGGCATTGCCCGCTTTTTTCCCGACGATGCAGGCGGAACCATGAACGGCATCAATATCGCCGAAGTGCTCGCCGACGATGAAGCCGAACTCGAACGCAAACTGGCCGAGGTGACCACCGCGCTTGCCACGGGCGCAAATGCGCGTCACTTGGGTTATACGATTGCGCGGGATCATGCCGACGTCGAGGCGATCTGGTCGATGCGCAAACGGGCGGTCGGCCTGCTCGGCAATGTGGATGGGCCGGTCAGGCCCGTCGCCTTCGTCGAGGACACCGCCGTGCCGCCGGAAAACCTCGCGGCCTATATCCGCGAGTTCCGCGCATTGCTTGATGGCGCCGGCCTTTCCTACGGCATGTTCGGCCATGTCGATGCCGGCGTCCTGCACGTGCGGCCTGCCCTCGATCTCACCCGCAATGACCATGTCCGGCTGGTCCGGGAGGTCAGCGACGCCGTCGTGGCGCTGACGCGTAGATATGGCGGTGTGCTCTGGGGGGAACACGGCAAGGGGGTGCGTTCCGAATACGTCCCGGAATTCTTCGGCGATCTCTATCCCAGCCTGCAGGAGATCAAACGGGCTTTCGATCCGGAAAACCGTCTTAACCCCGGCAAGATCGCAAGTCCTTCCGGCCAAGCGCTGCTGAAGATCGACGAGGTTCCGCTGCGGGGAGATACCGACCGCATCATCGGCAACGAGATCCGCGCAGCCTTCGACAACGCCGCCTATTGCAACGGCAACGGCGCCTGTTTCGATTTCGACGAAACGAGCCCCATGTGCCCCTCCTACAAGGCGACACGCGACCGGCGTTTTTCGCCCAAAGGCCGCGCCGCTCTGATGCGGGAATGGCTGAGGCTGCTTGCCGAGAAAGGCATCGATCCCCGCCAGGAGGCAAAACGCCTGCGGCAGAGCGTTCCGCTCGCGAGCTTCGCTCGGCGCGTCTTCAACTCGCTGAACCCTCAAAATCGCGGCGACTTTTCCCACGAGGTCCGCGCTTCGATGGACACCTGTCTGGCGTGCAAGGCCTGCGCGGGACAATGTCCGGTGAAAGTCAGCGTCCCGGCTTTCCGCTCCAAATTCCTGGAGCTTTACTACGGACGCTACCTCCGTCCGCTGAAGGATCCGCTCGTCGCAGCCATCGAGACCACCCTGCCGCTGGTCCACCGGATACGGCCGGCTTACAACTTGGTCGTCGGCACGCACGCCGGCAGGATGATGATGCGCATTGCCGGCCTGACGTCCCTGCCTCGCCTGCCGCGGATCTCTCTGGCGAAAGAAGCCGCCCGCCTCGGCGTGCCGCTGGCGACCCCTCAGCGGATCGAGGCCTTGTCGCCGAGTGAGAGGCAGCGGAGCGTCATCTTCGTCGCCGATGCGTTTACCGCCTATTTCGATCCTGCGGTCGCCCTCGCCGCTATAGGGCTCGCGCGGAATATGGGGCTTTCGCCCTTCCTCGCCGCGTCCCACGTCAATGGCAAAGCCCTGCACGTTCATGGCTATCTCGGACGCTTCGAGGCTGCGGCCGAGCGGACCGCGCACTATCTTCAGCGGCTGGATGATGCGGGCGTGGCGCTTGTCGGGCTCGATCCGTCGATGACGCTTGCGTTCCGCAGCGAATACAAGGGGGTGCTGAAGGCGACCATTCTCCTTCCGCAGGAATGGCTTGTCGCCAACCTCAGACGGCTTGCCACGTCACCCTCCGCCATCAAAGGTAAGAGCTTCCGATTGATGGCCCATTGCACCGAGCGCACCAATGCGCCGGCCTCCGTTGCGCAATGGAAACAGGTATTCGCGAGCCTCGGCATCGATCTTCAGACAGCCCAGACGGGTTGTTGCGGAATGGCAGGTACCTTCGGCCACGAGGCCAGTAACCGGGCGATTTCCGAGCGCCTCTATGCGATGAGCTGGAAGCCAGAGCTGGATGCGGCAGGCGAAGGCGATATCCTCATGGCAACGGGATATTCCTGCCGCTCTCAGGTGAAGGAAATCGACGACAAGCGCATTTCCCATCCGTTTCAGGTCATCGGTCGGATAATTGCTGAAAAGCCAGACTTCGCGCAATAG
- the groL gene encoding chaperonin GroEL (60 kDa chaperone family; promotes refolding of misfolded polypeptides especially under stressful conditions; forms two stacked rings of heptamers to form a barrel-shaped 14mer; ends can be capped by GroES; misfolded proteins enter the barrel where they are refolded when GroES binds) yields the protein MAAKEIKFSTEAREKMLRGVDILANAVKATLGPKGRNVVIERSFGAPRITKDGVSVAKEIELEDKFENMGAQMVREVASKTSDVAGDGTTTATVLAQAIVKEGAKAVTSGMNPMDLKRGIDLAVAAIVAELKANARKISNNSEIAQVGTISANGDAEIGHFLAEAMEKVGNDGVITVEEAKTAETELEVVEGMQFDRGYLSPYFVTNADKMRVEFEDPYILIHEKKLSNLQSMLPVLEAVVQSSKPLLIIAEDVEGEALATLVVNKLRGGLKIAAVKAPGFGDRRKAMLEDIAILTAGTVISEDLGIKLESVTLDMLGRAKKVSIEKETTTIVDGSGAKSDIEGRVAQIKAQIEETTSDYDREKLQERLAKLAGGVAVIRVGGSTEVEVKEKKDRVDDALHATRAAVEEGILPGGGVALLRAVKALDNVKTANTDQRVGVDIVRRAVEAPARQIAENAGAEGSVIVGKLREKSEFSYGWNAQTGEYGDLYAQGVIDPAKVVRTALQDAASIAGLLVTTEAMIAEKPKKDAPPPMPAGPGMDF from the coding sequence ATGGCTGCTAAAGAAATTAAATTCAGCACCGAAGCCCGCGAGAAGATGCTGCGTGGCGTCGACATCCTGGCCAACGCCGTAAAGGCGACCCTCGGCCCGAAAGGCCGCAACGTCGTGATCGAAAGATCTTTCGGCGCCCCGCGCATCACCAAGGACGGCGTTTCGGTCGCCAAGGAAATCGAACTCGAAGACAAGTTCGAAAACATGGGCGCCCAGATGGTCCGCGAAGTTGCTTCGAAGACCAGCGACGTCGCCGGCGACGGCACCACGACGGCAACGGTACTGGCCCAGGCAATCGTCAAGGAGGGCGCCAAGGCGGTCACGTCGGGTATGAACCCGATGGACCTGAAACGCGGCATCGATCTTGCGGTCGCCGCCATCGTCGCGGAACTGAAGGCCAACGCCCGCAAGATCTCCAACAATTCCGAAATCGCCCAGGTCGGCACCATATCCGCCAATGGCGATGCCGAAATCGGCCACTTTTTGGCGGAAGCCATGGAAAAGGTCGGCAATGATGGCGTGATCACCGTCGAAGAAGCAAAGACTGCGGAGACCGAACTCGAAGTCGTCGAAGGCATGCAGTTCGACCGCGGCTATCTCAGCCCCTACTTCGTCACCAATGCCGACAAGATGCGGGTGGAGTTCGAAGACCCTTATATCCTCATCCATGAGAAGAAGCTGTCGAACCTGCAATCGATGCTGCCGGTTCTCGAAGCCGTCGTCCAATCCAGCAAGCCGCTCCTCATCATCGCTGAAGACGTCGAAGGCGAAGCTCTTGCTACGCTCGTCGTCAACAAGCTGCGCGGGGGCCTGAAGATCGCCGCCGTCAAGGCGCCCGGCTTCGGCGACCGCCGCAAGGCCATGCTCGAAGACATTGCCATCCTGACCGCCGGCACCGTCATCTCCGAAGATCTCGGCATCAAGCTCGAATCCGTCACGCTCGACATGCTCGGCCGTGCCAAGAAGGTTTCGATCGAGAAGGAAACCACCACGATCGTCGATGGGTCAGGCGCCAAGTCCGACATCGAAGGCCGCGTTGCCCAGATCAAGGCCCAGATCGAAGAAACCACCTCGGACTATGACCGCGAGAAACTGCAGGAACGCCTTGCCAAGCTTGCCGGCGGCGTTGCCGTCATCCGCGTCGGCGGCTCGACGGAAGTCGAAGTGAAGGAAAAGAAGGACCGCGTCGACGACGCGCTGCATGCAACCCGAGCGGCGGTCGAGGAAGGCATCCTGCCGGGCGGCGGCGTGGCGCTGCTGCGCGCCGTCAAGGCGCTCGACAATGTCAAGACCGCCAATACTGACCAGCGCGTCGGTGTCGACATCGTTCGCCGCGCGGTCGAGGCGCCGGCTCGCCAGATCGCCGAAAACGCCGGAGCGGAAGGCTCGGTCATTGTCGGCAAGCTGCGCGAGAAAAGCGAATTCTCTTACGGCTGGAACGCTCAGACGGGCGAGTATGGCGACCTCTATGCACAGGGCGTCATCGATCCAGCCAAGGTGGTTCGAACCGCGCTGCAGGATGCGGCCTCCATCGCCGGTCTTCTCGTCACGACGGAAGCCATGATCGCCGAGAAACCCAAGAAGGACGCGCCGCCGCCAATGCCCGCCGGCCCCGGCATGGACTTCTAA
- a CDS encoding co-chaperone GroES, with the protein MSFRPLHDRILVRRVVSEEKTKGGIIIPDTAKEKPQEGEVIAVGPGARNDAGQIQALDVKTGDRILFGKWSGTEIKINGEDLLIMKESDVMGIIEPQGEKKQAA; encoded by the coding sequence ATGTCGTTCCGACCGCTTCACGACCGCATTCTCGTCCGCCGGGTCGTTTCAGAGGAAAAGACCAAGGGCGGCATCATCATTCCCGACACCGCCAAGGAAAAACCGCAGGAAGGCGAGGTCATTGCCGTTGGCCCCGGCGCGCGCAACGACGCCGGCCAAATCCAGGCGCTCGACGTCAAGACTGGCGATCGCATCCTGTTTGGCAAATGGTCGGGCACCGAGATCAAGATCAATGGCGAAGACCTGCTGATCATGAAGGAAAGCGACGTGATGGGGATCATCGAACCGCAGGGCGAAAAGAAGCAGGCCGCCTGA
- a CDS encoding DUF2934 domain-containing protein — protein sequence MAIDKHEQIRQRAYEIWEAEGRPDGADQRHWLQACDELSGEDENETLQNLLDEDDRDDAALLQGAGESGDFDRPRARAVQASKAPVADIEMTTGEKSSRRKIRKTEGP from the coding sequence ATGGCTATAGACAAGCACGAGCAGATACGCCAGCGCGCCTACGAAATCTGGGAGGCCGAGGGCCGCCCGGATGGCGCCGACCAGCGCCATTGGCTTCAAGCCTGCGACGAACTGTCGGGCGAGGATGAGAATGAGACGCTGCAGAATCTGCTCGATGAAGACGACAGGGATGACGCAGCGCTTCTTCAAGGCGCCGGTGAGAGCGGCGATTTCGATCGGCCACGAGCGAGGGCTGTTCAGGCATCCAAGGCTCCGGTGGCTGACATCGAAATGACGACGGGCGAAAAGTCTTCCCGGCGGAAGATCAGGAAGACCGAGGGACCGTGA
- a CDS encoding HD domain-containing protein: MQHLDHAIQIALTAHEGKADKTGRPFFEHCQRVALLVSGDETRTVAYLHDVVEKGSGWTLDRLREEGFPPAIISAVNALTRRPDEPDDDFVRRAASNPLALPVKRADLEDNLRQAEQAGKKTEKYQRGLDLLRDIRNGQ; the protein is encoded by the coding sequence ATGCAGCATCTCGACCATGCCATCCAGATCGCTCTTACAGCCCACGAAGGTAAGGCGGACAAAACCGGCCGGCCGTTCTTCGAACACTGCCAGAGAGTAGCCCTTCTCGTTTCCGGCGACGAGACTCGAACGGTCGCTTACCTTCATGACGTCGTCGAAAAGGGAAGCGGCTGGACGCTCGACAGGCTGAGGGAAGAAGGCTTTCCGCCGGCGATCATCTCGGCGGTGAATGCTCTGACACGGCGGCCGGACGAGCCGGATGACGACTTCGTCAGACGTGCAGCATCAAACCCGCTGGCCTTGCCAGTCAAACGGGCCGATCTTGAAGACAATCTCCGGCAGGCCGAACAAGCTGGCAAGAAAACGGAAAAATACCAGCGCGGCCTGGATCTCCTGCGTGACATCAGGAACGGACAATAG
- a CDS encoding cyclase, with translation MTTLFVRHEVSDYAAWRKIYDAFSPVQKANGVTAQAVYRAIDNPNDITVTHDFATLEAAQTFSKLDELKTAMRTGGVLGAPTVWFTNKA, from the coding sequence ATGACGACGTTATTCGTAAGGCACGAGGTCTCCGATTACGCCGCCTGGCGCAAGATATATGATGCGTTTTCGCCGGTGCAGAAGGCCAATGGGGTGACGGCGCAAGCCGTTTATCGAGCCATCGACAATCCGAACGATATTACCGTCACCCACGATTTTGCCACGCTTGAAGCGGCGCAAACGTTCAGCAAGCTGGACGAGCTGAAGACGGCGATGCGCACGGGAGGAGTGCTCGGCGCGCCGACGGTGTGGTTCACCAACAAAGCATGA
- a CDS encoding DUF2264 domain-containing protein, with protein MIYDPARANPLFGNPLKTRDDLAKAVIDLFEPLLPYFSEGGARVRLGAAGAIFDRAAADLEGFARPLWGIVPLAAGGGAFPHWDLYRRGLANGTNPAHPEYWGDLADRNQRLVELAAVGFALALVPEHIWEPLDDSEKKTVAAYLLRARELEFIDNNWKFFRVLIDLGLERVSVAFDHRKTLAYLDEAEAFDLGEGWYRDGPVRRVDHYIPFAMHYYGLIYAVLAKGDEARKDRFRDRAEIFASDIRHWFGPDGAALAFGRSQTYRFAAGGFWGALAFAGVEALPWAEIKGYYIRHIRWWSAMPIADRDGILSVGYGYPNLFMSESYNSPGSPYWALKFFLPLALVGDHPFWTSEESPQPEFPEPVALKQAGMVAMHTPGNVVVLSSGQQHDKMLGANEKYSKFVYSTRYAFNIEADDRNFSAASFDGMLGLSDDGVHFRMRETLEEALITGDLLYSRWRPWNDVVIETWLLPANPWHIRLHRIATPRALSTIEGGFAIERADFNADRSDASDGRAVWYGQTDVSGIVDLSPDRRAGHAMSPIPNTNLIHAKTLLPQLRGDIGPGTTVLATAAMALPSREIWAKALDNPPACPRLDELERLFRNKGVRVPAFALHP; from the coding sequence ATGATATATGATCCCGCCCGGGCCAATCCGCTTTTCGGCAATCCCCTGAAGACACGCGACGACCTCGCCAAGGCCGTCATCGATCTCTTCGAGCCGCTGCTGCCGTATTTTTCCGAAGGCGGCGCCCGTGTGCGCCTCGGTGCAGCCGGCGCGATCTTCGACCGGGCGGCGGCGGATCTGGAGGGATTTGCGCGGCCGCTCTGGGGGATCGTTCCTCTCGCTGCGGGCGGCGGCGCGTTTCCGCATTGGGACCTCTATCGGCGCGGGCTCGCAAACGGCACCAATCCTGCTCACCCCGAATATTGGGGCGATCTTGCCGACCGCAATCAGCGGCTGGTCGAGCTCGCCGCCGTCGGTTTCGCCCTGGCGCTCGTGCCCGAGCACATCTGGGAACCGCTCGACGACAGCGAAAAGAAGACGGTCGCTGCCTATCTTCTCAGAGCACGCGAGCTGGAATTCATCGACAATAACTGGAAATTCTTCCGTGTGCTCATCGATCTCGGGCTGGAACGCGTGAGCGTGGCGTTCGATCACCGGAAAACCCTTGCCTATCTCGACGAAGCGGAGGCTTTCGACCTCGGGGAAGGCTGGTATCGCGACGGGCCGGTCCGGCGGGTCGATCACTACATTCCCTTCGCCATGCATTACTACGGCCTGATCTATGCGGTGCTGGCCAAGGGCGACGAGGCGCGCAAGGATCGCTTCCGCGATCGCGCCGAGATCTTCGCCAGCGATATCCGTCACTGGTTCGGCCCGGATGGCGCTGCCCTTGCCTTCGGCCGCAGCCAGACCTACCGCTTTGCGGCCGGCGGTTTCTGGGGCGCGCTTGCCTTTGCCGGCGTCGAAGCGCTGCCCTGGGCGGAGATCAAGGGCTATTACATACGCCATATCCGCTGGTGGTCCGCCATGCCGATTGCCGACCGCGACGGCATTCTTTCCGTCGGCTACGGCTATCCGAACCTCTTCATGAGCGAGAGTTACAACTCTCCCGGCTCGCCCTACTGGGCGCTGAAATTCTTTCTGCCGCTCGCCCTTGTAGGGGATCATCCATTCTGGACCTCCGAGGAGTCCCCGCAGCCGGAATTTCCGGAGCCGGTTGCGCTGAAACAAGCGGGAATGGTCGCCATGCACACGCCGGGAAATGTGGTCGTGCTCTCCTCGGGGCAGCAGCACGACAAGATGCTCGGCGCAAACGAGAAATATTCGAAGTTCGTCTACTCCACGCGCTACGCCTTCAACATCGAAGCCGACGACCGGAATTTCTCCGCCGCAAGTTTCGACGGCATGCTCGGCCTCTCCGACGACGGCGTCCATTTCCGCATGCGGGAAACCCTCGAAGAGGCGCTGATCACAGGCGACCTGCTCTATTCGCGCTGGCGCCCGTGGAACGATGTCGTTATCGAAACCTGGCTGCTTCCTGCAAATCCGTGGCACATCCGCCTGCACCGCATCGCCACGCCACGCGCCCTCAGCACCATCGAGGGCGGTTTTGCGATCGAGCGCGCGGATTTCAATGCCGACCGCTCCGATGCAAGCGATGGCCGGGCCGTCTGGTATGGACAGACCGACGTCAGCGGCATCGTCGATCTATCGCCCGATCGAAGGGCCGGCCATGCGATGAGCCCGATCCCGAACACCAATCTCATCCACGCCAAGACCCTGCTGCCGCAGCTGCGCGGTGACATCGGTCCCGGAACCACCGTGCTCGCAACTGCGGCAATGGCCCTGCCCAGTCGCGAGATTTGGGCAAAAGCGCTCGATAATCCGCCCGCCTGCCCCCGCCTCGACGAGCTGGAGCGGCTCTTTCGCAACAAAGGCGTAAGAGTGCCGGCATTCGCCCTTCATCCGTAG